Below is a window of Paenibacillus bovis DNA.
ACAGCAGCCCTTCCATCATTTGATGGGACAGCTGCTGTTCCTGACTGGCAATATGACTTACAGACTGTTCCAGTACATGTTGTACTCCTGCTGCCAGACCGGCAATTCCCGGTGTATTCGGTGTACCCGGCTCATAGCGATCCGGCCGTACAGCCGGCTGACCGGATGCTTCGGACTGGCTGCCGGTTCCACCATAGATCCACGGTTCCAGCTCCATATCCGGCGCAATATAGAGACCGCCGGTACCCTGAGGTCCCAGCAGTCCCTTATGTCCCGGAAAAGCAGCCATATCAATCTTCCATTCCTGCAGTCGCACCGGGATATGTCCGGCACTCTGGGCAATATCCAGCAATATACGTGCCCCCCGCCGATGCGCCAGCTCGGCCAGTTCGGCTGCTGGCAGTATGCTGCCCAGCAGATTGGAGCTGTGATTACAGATCAGCAGGCGAGTATTAGCTTGAAATAATTGGTCGACCTGCAGCAGGTCCAGTTGTCCCTGGCTGTCTACCGGAACATAATCGACCTGCAGCTGCAAAGTCTGTTTTAGAGCCTCTAGCGGCCGCCATACGGAGTTGTGTTCGGTCATGGTAGCAATCACATGGTCACCCGGTCTTAGAAAGCCCTGAATAGCCATATTGAGCGCCATCGTCGTATTACCTGTAAAAGCAATATCGACCGGATTGCGAATATCCAGCAATCTACCCAGCACCTTGCGGCAGTTAAATAGTACCCGACTCGCTCTGACAGCCATTCGGTGACTTCCCCTGCCCGGATTGGCTGCATCATTCTGAAGAGTATGCAGTACCGCCTCATATACAGCAGGCGGCTTGGGCCAGGAGGTGGCCGCATGATCCAGATAGATAGTCGGGCGTTCTGCTTTTATTTCCGTATCCACTCGTTCCATATCCAACCGTATTCCTCCGCTATTACATATTGTTCAGCATTTCCAGCAGCCGTTCCAGCTCCTGCCTGCTGTAATAGTTCAGCTCGATCTTGCCTTTGTCTTTGCTGCTGTTACGGATTTTGACCGTTGTCTGGAAACGGCTTTGCAGAGTCTGCTCTACATCGACCAGATACGGATCGGTTTTTTTGTCTTTATCCTTGTCGTTATCCTTGCGCTTGGTTTCAAGATTCTGCACCGCTTCTTCCAGCTGTCTTACACTCCAGCCTTCTTCTATCGCGCGGTGAGCCAGCATGAGGATCAAATCTTCTTTTTTGATACCGACTAGAGCACGGGCATGACCCATCGATAATGTTCCACGTGAAACATATTCTTTGACTTCTTCCGGCAGAGATAACAGACGCAGGAAGTTGGCAATATGCGAACGCGATTTGCCTACCCGTGCCGACAAATCTTCCTGGGTTAATTTGAATTCTTCCATGAGCGCCTGATAAGCGGTAGCCACTTCCATGGCATTCAGATTCTCGCGCTGCAGATTTTCGATCAGCGCAATTTCCATTACCTGCTGGTCGCTGAATGTGCGTACCACTGCAGGAATGGTCTTTTTACCAGCGACCTGTGAAGCACGGAATCGACGCTCTCCGGCAATGATTTCATACCCTTTGAGTACTTTGCGCACAATAATCGGCTGAATCACGCCATGCTGGGCAATCGAATCGGCCAGTTCCTGAATATTTTCATCATCAAATGCCTTACGCGGCTGAAATGGATTGGGACGCAGTTCTTTTAACGGTATCTCGATCACTTTATCATCCTCACTCACGGACAGGGAGGGAATCAATGCATCCAGCCCTTTACCGAGACGTTTACTCATAAGAAACCACTTCCTTTGCCAGCTCTAAGTAAACTTCTGCACCCTTGGAACGCGGATCGTAGGTGATGATCGCCTTTCCATGGGAAGGGGCTTCGCTCAGCCGGACATTACGCGGAATAATCGTCCGGTACACTTTGTCCTGAAAATATTTTTTCACTTCTTCAATCACCTGCAAGCCCAGATTCGTGCGGGCATCCAGCATGGTCAGCAGTACGCCTTCAATCTGAAGATCCGTATTCAAATGTTTCTGTACCAGACGAACCGTATTAAGCAGCTGGCTGAGTCCTTCCAGCGCATAATACTCACACTGGATCGGAATCAGTACCGAATCGGCCGCTGTCAAAGAATTAATTGTCAAAATACCAAGCGAAGGCGGACAATCAATCAATATGTAATCATAAGATTGCTTCACCTGTGCAATCGCATTTTTGAGTCTTAGTTCACGCGAGATAGCGGGGACAAGCTCTACTTCCGCACCGGCCAGCTGAATCGTGGCCGGAAGAATATCCAGCCGCTCAATCGCTGTGGACTGAATCGCTTCCCGGGGTCCTACATCATTGATAATGACATCGTAAATGCAATTTTCCACATCTGCCTTGTTGATGCCTACTCCACTGGTCGTATTGCCCTGAGGATCAATATCGATCAAAAGAACGCGCTTTCCCAACGTAGCCAGACAGGCTCCCAGATTCACGGATGTGGTCGTCTTCCCTACTCCACCTTTTTGATTCGCTATGGCAATGATCTTTGACAACTACTTCACCCCAATGTTATGAAAATCGTTCTGTGATCAGCGTCGGACAAGACAGAAAAAGCGGCTTAATGCCGCCTTGCTGTCAGCGTTTTGGTATTTTGATAACAATCTCGTAGTGATCTTCGTGATCCTGTTCGGAGGTATCAATCGCAAGTCCCGAACCCGAGACCATATCGATCGATTGACGAATCGTATTCAGTGCCAGACGTACATCCTTGCTGTAGGATACACGTTTGGACTTTTTCGCCACTTTGCTTTTTTCTTTATAAAAAGCGACACGCGCTTCGGTTTGTTTGACATTCAGCTCTTTTTCGATAATTTCGTTCATCAGGCGCAGCTGAATCTCCTCGCTGTCGAGTGACAGCAGGGCCCTTGCATGTCTTTCTGTTAACTGGCGGTTCATCAGTGCCTGCTTGATTCCTTCGGGAAGCTGCAGCAATCTGATTTTGTTGGCAATCGTTGACTGGCTTTTGCCAAGACGCTGTGCCAGACTTTCCTGGGTTAATGAATGCAGATCAATCAGCTTATGGTAGGCAATAGCTTCTTCAATCGAAGTCAAGCCTTCCCGCTGCAGATTCTCGATCAAAGCGATTGACGCTGCCTGCGAGTCATTGAACTCACGTATAATGGCCGGAATGGTAGCCAATCCGAGTTTGGTTACGGCTCTCCAGCGTCGTTCCCCCGCAATAATCTCATATTTTCCATTTCGCATCCGCACGACAATCGGCTGAATTACTCCATGCGTCTTGATCGTCTGGCATAACTCGTCGATTTTGGCATCATCGAAAATAGTACGGGGCTGATACGGACTGGTTGTAATATTCGCAACCGGTATCTGTTTGACTTCATCCCCGCTGGTACGTTCAGACAAGCCAAACAATTTGGAAATGTGTTCTTTCATTCGGTATGAGACCACCTAATCTTATGATAGCAGCACCTGGTCTGCAGGTGTGCTTTATACTGACTCTCTCGCTGCACTCTCCGGACCTGTTATGCTCCGGTATTTTCCATCTGCTCCGTCTACTCATTTTATCACTTTTCGCCCTATAATCCTATGATTACCGTAGAATTTTCTACGAAAACTTCCAGCTGCAATTGTTCTGTAAATACTGTCTTATAAGTAGTTTCCACTGCTGCAAATAAGAAAAAGGCGCCTTCCGGCGCCTTTCGTTTTTTGCTGCATTGTTCCACGTGAAACATTAATTTTGCTTATAGCAGCGGCTCTTTGAGTGGTGTACCTGGCTTGCGTGGATATTTCACCGGCGTAGCCGCTTCTTTTTGAATCAGGATAATATGACGATCGGATTCCTCAACCGGCAGCTGGAAATGGTGCACCTGCTGCACTTTGCCTCTCAGTAGTCCCAGACTCCGATACGCTTCCTTGATTTCTTCGGCAGGATCACTGCCTTTCATGGCTGCAAAAGTTCCACCGGTTTTGACAAAAGGCAGACAGAATTCATTCAATACCGCCAGTTTGGCTACCGCACGGGCTGTAACCAGATCGTGTGCATCCCGGTATCCGTCTTTGCGTGCTACTTCCTCGGCACGTCCATGAATCAGTTCCACATCTGTCAGACCGAGACGATCAACAACGCTTTGCAGGAACTTGATCCGCTTGTTCAGGGAATCAATAATCCGCAGCTTGATATGCGGGAACAGAATTTTCAGGGGAATACCGGGAAATCCGGCTCCGGAGCCGATATCCGCCAGCGATTGTACACTATTCAGATCGGTATAGAAAGCCAGTGTCACCGAATCGTAAAAGTGCTTGTTGTATACCTGATCGCGCTCGGTAATCCCGGTCAGATTCATTTTTTCATTCCATGTGATCAGTTCTTGGTAATAATCTTCGAACTGCTGCAGTTGCTGCTCATTCACCTGGATATGGTGTGCTGCGAGTGCTTCTGTAAATTGCTGCTGTACCTGATCCATTATTACCCCCGTGCTGCCGTTACCCGATTATAGTGTTCCAGATAGACGAGCAGAATCGAGATATCTGCCGGCGTCACACCGGAAATACGGGAAGCCTGTCCGATCGACAGCGGACGGATTTTAGCCAGCTTTTGCTGAGCTTCAATCGCCAGTCCTTTTACGTCTTCATAGACAATATCTTCAGGCAGCTTTTTCTTTTCCATTTTTTTGAGACGCTCTACATGAGCCTGTTGTTTCTCGATATAGCCGGCGTATTTGGTCTGAATTTCGACCTGCTCCTTCATATCTTCAGTCAGCTCTTCCGGTGATGGCGAGATGCTTTCGATATGCGTATAGCCTACCTCGGTACGACGCAGTACGGTCAGCAGATCGGTACCATTTTGTAGTGGTGCAGATTCCAGACTCGCCAGCAGCTCGTCTACCTCTACCGGCTTCACTTTCACTTTGCGCAGACGTTCGATTTCACGCTCTACTTTGGACTTTTTGTCCAGGAATTTCTGGTAGCGTTCTTCGGTAACCAGACCGATCTCATGACCGATTTCGGTCAGACGCAGATCAGCATTGTCATGACGAAGCAGCAAACGATATTCGGCACGTGAAGTGAGCAGGCGATAAGGTTCGTTCGTTCCTTTGGTCACCAGATCATCGATCAGTACACCGATATAACCCTGGGAGCGATCCAGCACCAGACCTTCTTTGCCCTGTGCTTTGCGTGCTGCATTAATACCAGCCATAATACCCTGTCCTGCCGCTTCCTCATAACCGGATGTTCCGTTAATCTGTCCGGCAGTGAATAGCCCAGGCAGACGTTTGGTTTCCAGCGTAGGCCACAGCTGGGTAGGGACCATTGCATCGTACTCAATCGCATAACCGTTACGCATCATTTTTACATTTTCCATACCCGGGATTGAACGCAGTACCCGCAGCTGTACATCTTCCGGCAGACTGGTGGACAGTCCCTGTACATAGTATTCGGATGTGTTTTTGCCTTCCGGCTCCAGGAAAATCTGATGCTTCGGCTTGTCATTGAAACGTACGACTTTATCTTCAATCGACGGACAGTAACGAGGACCCGTTCCTTCGATAATACCCGAGAACATCGGCGCACGATGAAGATTATCACTGATAATCTGATGCGTCTCACCAGATGTGTAGGTCAGCCAGCATGGCAGCTGCTCATTCGTAGATGATTCCGTATCATAAGAGAAAAATTTGGGCTTGTCATCTCCAGGCTGGATTTCCGTTTTGGAGAAATCAATCGTATCGCGGTGTACACGCGGCGGCGTACCCGTTTTGAAGCGAACCAGCTCGAAGCCCAGTTCACGCAGATGATCCGACAATTTCAGTGACGGCTGCTGGTTATTCGGGCCGCTTTCGTAAGCCAGTTCGCCCATAATGACTTTACCGCGCAGATACGTACCGGTTGTCAGTACGATCGATTTGCCTTTATACGTTGTACCGGTCTGGGTAATAACGCCAGTGCATACGCCGTCTTCAACGATCAGACGATCGACCATTCCCTGACGAAGTGTCAGATTCGGTTCATTTTCCATCGTTTCTTTCATGCTGTGCTGGTACAGGAATTTGTCAGCCTGTGCACGCAGTGCGTGAACGGCTGGGCCTTTACCGGTATTCAACATACGCATTTGAATAAAAGTTTTATCGATATTGCGGCCCATTTCGCCGCCCAGTGCATCAATTTCACGCACAACATGGCCTTTGGCCGGTCCGCCGATTGACGGATTGCACGGCATAAAAGCAATCATATCCAGATTGATCGTTACCATCAGCGTATTGCATCCCATTCGTGCTGCAGCCAGGGCTGCTTCACTACCGGCATGGCCTGCGCCAATAACGATTACATCGTATTCTCCACCCATATAGCTCATGGGTATTCCTCCTCTATAGCTCAAGCTGAATATTCTCAGCTGACAGGTAAATTAAAGGCTGCAAGCATAGGCTCACAGCCATACTCAAGTAGTATATCGTAAAATGAACGGCGATATGAGAGAAAATGAAAATTAAAATAATTTTAAATAAGTGGGTAAATATAGTATAGCGGTATCTACAACCGCTGGGAGCATACGATTGATGAAGCTTGCATGAAATCCTTATTCTACTTCAAAGGAGGGCTCCAGATGACAGACAACAATCACAAACCCGGTGAAAAAGTGTCCGATTCCGGTCAATATCAGGAACGCGGACCTCACGAACAGAAAGTGATTGAAAATGAAACTACGGCGATCGAAGGCAAAACGTTCCCGCCGACCGATAAAGCCGGCGATCACTGGACACTCGTCGATAAAACCAAGCACAAGCGCAGCGGCAAATAAAAAGCCACTTCCAGACCAGCTCTCCCGGTTGTCTGTTTATTTGCCCAGACAGAACTGGGAGAAGATCTGGTCAATCAGGGAATCCGGTGCAGAATCGCCGATAATTTCGCCCAGTTGTTCCCAGGCCAGACGTACATCAATCTGGATCATATCAATCGGAATCAATTGGTCAGCCGCTTCATACGCATCCACCAAGGATTGTCTCGCTTGTTTGAGCAAACCAATATGCCGCACATTACTTACATAGGTCATATCTGCGGCTTCCAGCTTACCGCCAAAGAACAGGGACGAAATAGCCTGTTCCAGACGATCGATTCCTTCCTCATTTACAATGGACATCGGCACTATGCTGTCTTCCTGTACATATTGCAGCAGCTGATCCATATCCAGCTGACGTGGCAAATCAATCTTGTTCATAATGACGATCACCTGACGATCCCGGATCTGCTCCAGCAGTTCCAGTTCATCTTCGTTCAGCGGCTCACTGCTATTCAATACCAGCAGCAGCAGATCCGCTTCATTTACAGCACTGCGTGAACGCTCTACACCTATTTTTTCGACAATATCCATAGTCTCACGAATACCTGCTGTATCCAGCAGTTTGAGCGGAATATTGTTGATACTGACGAATTCTTCGATCACATCACGCGTGGTACCCGGAATATCGGTTACAATTGCACGATTATCCTGTGCCAGCGCATTTAGCAACGATGATTTGCCGGCATTCGGTCTGCCAACAATTGCTGTCGTAATACCTTCACGCAGTATTTTCCCTTCATTGGCAGTGCGCAGCAGCTCATCAATCGCCTTCATTACTTCGGCGGACTTTTCTTTGATCAATTCAGAGGTAAATGATTCCACATCATGCTCCGGATAATCGATATTTACTTCAATATGAGCCAGAGTTTCGATTAGCGTTTGCTGCAGAGGCTTGATCTGACGGGACAATTTGCCCTCTACCTGCTTCAAGGCTACGGTAAAGGCACGATCCGATTTGGAGCGAATCAGGTCAATTACACCTTCTGCCTGCGACAGATCAATCCGTCCATTCAAAAAGGCACGCTTGGTGAATTCTCCCGGTTCGGCGATCCGAATCTTTTGCTGCAGCAGTATATCCATCACCCGTCTTACAGCGACTACGCCGCCGTGGGAACTGATTTCCACTACATCTTCCATCGTAAAAGAACGCGGTGCACGCATGATCGTCACCAGCACTTCCTCCACCTTTTCCCCGGATGCCGAATCCATAATAAATCCATAGTGTACCGTATGGCTGTCCGCCTGCTGCAGTGGAATTCGCCCTTTAAAAATAGCGTCCACTTCCTGTACCGCTTCCGGACCACTGACTCGGATTACCGAAATACTGGCTTCTCCTACAGCTGTCGCTATCGCTGCAATTGTATCGCTGATCATTGCTGCTCCACCTTTCTTTTCCCTATCTATATGACAGAACGAAGTTCTGCTGTTTGGCTAAATAAAAAGCAATGATCTCCTGTCCGCAGACAGAAAATCATTGCATGTAAGACTTAACGAAGAGTAATCACAACGCGGCGGTTTGGTTCTTCACCTTTGCTGACCGTTTTGACCCGGTTATGATTTTGCAGCCGGGCATGTATAACTTTGCGTTCCTGCGAAGACATAGGCTCCAGTACAACTTCTTTGCCGGAGCGAATTACCCGGTTAGCCAGCCTGTCGGCCAGCTCTTCCAGCGTTTTACGACGCCGGTCGCGGAAATTTTCCGCATCCAGCATAATACGAATGTATTTATCGGAATAACGGTTCGCTACGATATTGACCAGATACTGCAGTGCATCCAGTGTCTGACCGCGGCGACCTATCAGCAGACCCAGATCATTACCGGATATGCTCATAATATAGCCGTCGCGGGTTCGCTTTACATCCACTTCCAGTTCCATGCCGATACTATCGCCGATCTCTTTGACAAACTGTACTGCTTCTTCATAGGAAGCAGCCTGCGCTCTGGAATCGGGTTCCATCGTTTCCGGCTGGACCGAAGCTGCAGCATGTGGCTTCAGCTCCGGCGCGGGCCGGGGAACATCTGTCGGAATAGAAACCGGAGCAGCAGACTCTTGTATCAGCGTCAGTTCGACCTGCGCCTGTTTTACACCGATCAAGCCCAGGAATCCTTTTGACGGCTGCTGCACTATTCTGATTTGAACATGTTCTTTACTCGTATTAAGACGGGCAAGTCCTTCGGCGATAGCATCATCAATTGTTTTTCCAGACGCAATGACTGTAGTCATTCGATGTTCGGCCCTCCTTGCGGTGGTCGGAATAGTAGAACCTGATACGGCCAATGCCGTACATTAGCGGCGTTTCTTTTTGGACTTTTTCTTGTTGCGGTTTTTGTTGGCACCATTGCCAGCACCGCGTGTATCTACCGCTACACCCAGATCGGTAACGATCGGTTGGTTGTTGCGATACAGGAAATAGTTCTGAACAATCGTGTAAATATTACTGTATACCCAGTACAGCGGCAGCGCTGATGGGAAACTCCAAGCCATAATAACGATAATGACCGGATAAATGTACATCATCATTTGCATCGGTCCCTGCATGGACGCCGGATTCATTTTCATCATCATCCAGGTTTGCAGGAATGTAGTAATTGCAGCGATAATCGGGAGGATATGCCATTTGTCAGGCTCACCGAGCTGCATCCATAAGAAGGTATGCTCACGAAGAGCACTGTTATAAATAATCGCATTGTACAGGGCAATAAAAATCGGCATTTGAATCAGAAGCGGGAAACATCCGGCAGCCGGATTAATCTGGTTCTCCTGGAACAATTTCATCGTTTCCGCCTGCTGCTTTTGCGGATCATCCTTGTGTTGTTCACGCAGCTTTTGCAATTGAGGCTGAATCGCCTGCATCGCTTTGGAGCTTCTTACCTGCTTGAGTGTTAACGGCAAAATCAGTGTACGTACAATCAATACCAGGACCAGGACAGCCAGACCGTATTCACCGTTGAACCATTTGGCAAATGTGTCCAGTGCATATGCAAACCAGTACACGACATACCGGTTCCACCAGCCATGATTTAATAAATCTGCTGTTGTATGGGTTTGTACATTGGAAGGCGTACAACCAGCCAACAGGGCTACCATTGCTACAGCAGCCATAAGGAGAAACCATCGTCCTCCACGAGTCTTCAATCGCGACACTTCATAACCCCTCTCTTAACCATTGCATTTCCTTGCAAATCATATCATATTTGCCAGCACAAATAAACTGAAACCACTAGCGTTGTGAACGCTTAAGTAACGAAGATTTGCGCAGTACATGCAGGATACTTTTTTCGAGTTCCTTATATTGAAGGGAAAGGGCTCCCTTGCGTACGATCAGCACCATATCAATATGCGGAACGATCTCCTCGGCATGATGACGTACGATTTCCTTGACTACACGGCGCATCCGATTTCGGACAACCGCATTGCCTACCTTTTTGCTCACAGACACACCCATGCGGAATTGCTCAATCTCTTTTTTGTGAAACCAGTACACCACAAACTGATGATTGGCAAAGGAGCGGCCATGACGGTAGACACGGCTGAAGTCGGCTCGATTCCGTAAACGCAGCTTTTTTTGCACCGTAAATTCTCCTTACTGTTTACTTGGGCATCGCTTGCTGAACTATTTATCTGGTGACCTGTTCCTTATTTGTTTCAAAATTGTCCGGAACAGAGATTCATTTCTCATTATAAAAAGCTTCTTTAACCTCGGATCGGGACCGAAAATGATCCCAAAAATCCGGAATTAAGAAAAAAAGACCACCGCAGTGGTCTTTACGTACATATTAGGCACTGATGACTTTTCTGCCTTTAAGGCGACGAGCCGCCAGCACTTTACGGCCGTTTTTAGTACTCATTCTTTTACGGAATCCGTGTACTTTACTACGTTTTCTTACATTCGGTTTGAATGTCGGTCTCATATTGTGCACCTCCTTGCAGGTAATCTATATCCCATATTGATTCTATGTCTAATTCACATAAAAATACCATTTTATATTTAATCATGAATAGTACGGTGGCGTCAATGGATTTTCTGCAATTTGTTAGAATAAATTATGGATCCCTAATGCTACAGGAAACCTGATACGTTCGGGATTCTCTTGAATATACCTGATAAAATCATATTAAGCTATACCTATTCCATAAATTTAAGAAAAGGGGATATCTGTATGAATTCGGAATGGATTGAACAATTGAACAGATGGCATAACGAAGAAGAGTACGAACGAATTGTGAAACAGATCGAACAGGTTCCAGCGGTTGAGCGAAATTACGAGCTTACCGGTCAGCTGGCCAGAGCCTACAATAATCTGGAACGCTACCGGGAAGCACTGGAACTTTTGTTGTCCACAGCTTCCGAAGGGCAAGATGATTATGCATGGCATTTCCGTTTGGGTTATGCCTATTCTCACCTGGCTCAATATGATAAAGCGCTGACTGCTTTTGAACAGGCGAATCGGCTCCAGCCGGAAGACGAGTATGTTCAGGAGTTTTTGTCGAGCATCCGGCCCTATGCACATACAATGGAGCAGGATCGACAGCGTTATGAGCAGGAAACCGCATTGTGGAAGCAGCAGCATGGCGAACAGCTGCCGTTTTCCTCTTTTGATCTGAGTGATTTTTGGGAAGATAGCGAGTACGCTGTAAAGGATCATATAGAACCTCCATTTGACGAGGAAATGATTCGGTCGATTGAACAGGAGCTGGGTTACAAGCTGCCGGCCTCCTATATCGCTCTGATGCATACGCAAAATGGAGGGTTTCCTGCACGTACTGCTTTTCCAACAGCAGGCGCTACCTCGTGGGCCAACGATCATGTAGCCATCACGAGCATTTCCGGGATCGGCGGGCAAAAATCATATTCTCTGACCGGAGATATGGGCAGCCGATTTATGATCGAACAGTGGGGATATCCGGATCTGGGTATCGTATTCGGTGATTGTCCTTCTGCCGGACATGACGTCATTATGCTGGATTACCGTTTTTGCGGACCTACAGGCGAACCGGCTGTCGTCCACGTCGATCAGGAAAATGATTATGAGATTACCTATCTGGCTCCTCATTTTGAAGCCTTTATCTGTGGATTGGTCGATGCAGAGGAGTTGGAAATCTAGTACACGCTAGGGTTTCAAGCACCAATGCTGCCGCTGAATTTGGAGCTGTTTTTTCAGACTGTCACTTTTCGGGCTGTTAACTGTTATCCAGGTCAACAAAAGATCGCACACCAAAACGACTGCTATCCGGTATACCGGGGCAGTCGTTTTTTTATAGCTTTCAAATCTCGGTATTCTCGATGTCTGTTATGAACAGATGGTGAGCTCTCCATTCGTACCTCTGCTCGTTCATTTCCTGTTTATCCACAACCAACAGAAATCCCGAAATTATACACAGTTATTCACTTATCGACAGAAAGCCTGTGTATAATCATTTTTGATTCTTGACAACCTTCACTCTTGTTCCGAACAATTTATAAACAATATCTAGTGGTGTGCATAACTTTTATACACAACAGATTGAATTTGTGGATAAATTATCAGTTTTCGTTGAAATAAAGGGTTCTTTTTGCTATTATGATATTGTTTTCGTTGTGAATAGATAATTAAAACTTAAAAACTATCAACAGCCTGTGGATAAAGTTGTGAACAATTTCTTCTTATCCATTTTTTATTTTATTCACCGTTCCGGTATTCTGGGGATAAATTACGCTATTTACCATATCTATTATCTACATTTCCGATATCTGCACATGGCTTCAGCCACACATTGGAAGTTTAA
It encodes the following:
- a CDS encoding aminotransferase class V-fold PLP-dependent enzyme — translated: MERVDTEIKAERPTIYLDHAATSWPKPPAVYEAVLHTLQNDAANPGRGSHRMAVRASRVLFNCRKVLGRLLDIRNPVDIAFTGNTTMALNMAIQGFLRPGDHVIATMTEHNSVWRPLEALKQTLQLQVDYVPVDSQGQLDLLQVDQLFQANTRLLICNHSSNLLGSILPAAELAELAHRRGARILLDIAQSAGHIPVRLQEWKIDMAAFPGHKGLLGPQGTGGLYIAPDMELEPWIYGGTGSQSEASGQPAVRPDRYEPGTPNTPGIAGLAAGVQHVLEQSVSHIASQEQQLSHQMMEGLLSIPGVQVLGPELGRERTGIVSFIMEHQDPAQIAFQLDREFGIAVRAGMHCTPLAHRSAGTIGTGAVRASIGYGSTADEVQALIEAVRWIARQNK
- a CDS encoding ParB/RepB/Spo0J family partition protein; this translates as MSKRLGKGLDALIPSLSVSEDDKVIEIPLKELRPNPFQPRKAFDDENIQELADSIAQHGVIQPIIVRKVLKGYEIIAGERRFRASQVAGKKTIPAVVRTFSDQQVMEIALIENLQRENLNAMEVATAYQALMEEFKLTQEDLSARVGKSRSHIANFLRLLSLPEEVKEYVSRGTLSMGHARALVGIKKEDLILMLAHRAIEEGWSVRQLEEAVQNLETKRKDNDKDKDKKTDPYLVDVEQTLQSRFQTTVKIRNSSKDKGKIELNYYSRQELERLLEMLNNM
- a CDS encoding ParA family protein, whose translation is MSKIIAIANQKGGVGKTTTSVNLGACLATLGKRVLLIDIDPQGNTTSGVGINKADVENCIYDVIINDVGPREAIQSTAIERLDILPATIQLAGAEVELVPAISRELRLKNAIAQVKQSYDYILIDCPPSLGILTINSLTAADSVLIPIQCEYYALEGLSQLLNTVRLVQKHLNTDLQIEGVLLTMLDARTNLGLQVIEEVKKYFQDKVYRTIIPRNVRLSEAPSHGKAIITYDPRSKGAEVYLELAKEVVSYE
- the noc gene encoding nucleoid occlusion protein, with protein sequence MKEHISKLFGLSERTSGDEVKQIPVANITTSPYQPRTIFDDAKIDELCQTIKTHGVIQPIVVRMRNGKYEIIAGERRWRAVTKLGLATIPAIIREFNDSQAASIALIENLQREGLTSIEEAIAYHKLIDLHSLTQESLAQRLGKSQSTIANKIRLLQLPEGIKQALMNRQLTERHARALLSLDSEEIQLRLMNEIIEKELNVKQTEARVAFYKEKSKVAKKSKRVSYSKDVRLALNTIRQSIDMVSGSGLAIDTSEQDHEDHYEIVIKIPKR
- the rsmG gene encoding 16S rRNA (guanine(527)-N(7))-methyltransferase RsmG, whose amino-acid sequence is MDQVQQQFTEALAAHHIQVNEQQLQQFEDYYQELITWNEKMNLTGITERDQVYNKHFYDSVTLAFYTDLNSVQSLADIGSGAGFPGIPLKILFPHIKLRIIDSLNKRIKFLQSVVDRLGLTDVELIHGRAEEVARKDGYRDAHDLVTARAVAKLAVLNEFCLPFVKTGGTFAAMKGSDPAEEIKEAYRSLGLLRGKVQQVHHFQLPVEESDRHIILIQKEAATPVKYPRKPGTPLKEPLL
- the mnmG gene encoding tRNA uridine-5-carboxymethylaminomethyl(34) synthesis enzyme MnmG, with protein sequence MSYMGGEYDVIVIGAGHAGSEAALAAARMGCNTLMVTINLDMIAFMPCNPSIGGPAKGHVVREIDALGGEMGRNIDKTFIQMRMLNTGKGPAVHALRAQADKFLYQHSMKETMENEPNLTLRQGMVDRLIVEDGVCTGVITQTGTTYKGKSIVLTTGTYLRGKVIMGELAYESGPNNQQPSLKLSDHLRELGFELVRFKTGTPPRVHRDTIDFSKTEIQPGDDKPKFFSYDTESSTNEQLPCWLTYTSGETHQIISDNLHRAPMFSGIIEGTGPRYCPSIEDKVVRFNDKPKHQIFLEPEGKNTSEYYVQGLSTSLPEDVQLRVLRSIPGMENVKMMRNGYAIEYDAMVPTQLWPTLETKRLPGLFTAGQINGTSGYEEAAGQGIMAGINAARKAQGKEGLVLDRSQGYIGVLIDDLVTKGTNEPYRLLTSRAEYRLLLRHDNADLRLTEIGHEIGLVTEERYQKFLDKKSKVEREIERLRKVKVKPVEVDELLASLESAPLQNGTDLLTVLRRTEVGYTHIESISPSPEELTEDMKEQVEIQTKYAGYIEKQQAHVERLKKMEKKKLPEDIVYEDVKGLAIEAQQKLAKIRPLSIGQASRISGVTPADISILLVYLEHYNRVTAARG
- a CDS encoding YjzC family protein, which translates into the protein MTDNNHKPGEKVSDSGQYQERGPHEQKVIENETTAIEGKTFPPTDKAGDHWTLVDKTKHKRSGK
- the mnmE gene encoding tRNA uridine-5-carboxymethylaminomethyl(34) synthesis GTPase MnmE — protein: MISDTIAAIATAVGEASISVIRVSGPEAVQEVDAIFKGRIPLQQADSHTVHYGFIMDSASGEKVEEVLVTIMRAPRSFTMEDVVEISSHGGVVAVRRVMDILLQQKIRIAEPGEFTKRAFLNGRIDLSQAEGVIDLIRSKSDRAFTVALKQVEGKLSRQIKPLQQTLIETLAHIEVNIDYPEHDVESFTSELIKEKSAEVMKAIDELLRTANEGKILREGITTAIVGRPNAGKSSLLNALAQDNRAIVTDIPGTTRDVIEEFVSINNIPLKLLDTAGIRETMDIVEKIGVERSRSAVNEADLLLLVLNSSEPLNEDELELLEQIRDRQVIVIMNKIDLPRQLDMDQLLQYVQEDSIVPMSIVNEEGIDRLEQAISSLFFGGKLEAADMTYVSNVRHIGLLKQARQSLVDAYEAADQLIPIDMIQIDVRLAWEQLGEIIGDSAPDSLIDQIFSQFCLGK